A region from the Candidatus Tenderia electrophaga genome encodes:
- a CDS encoding general stress protein, whose product MAHVAMLVGDGFEDSEFQVPFQTLRDAGDEVVVLGREAGALIHGKTQNSAVEIDRAVADADPDEFDALVIPGGHGPDNLRTDAKAVEFTRRFVQSGKPVAAICHGPQLLIEAGVVKGQILTSWPSVRTDLENAGARWVDEPLVEDDNLITSRKPDDLDDFCEALLKRLHD is encoded by the coding sequence ATGGCACATGTAGCGATGCTGGTCGGCGACGGGTTTGAAGACTCGGAATTTCAAGTGCCCTTCCAGACTCTGCGTGACGCGGGTGATGAAGTCGTGGTGCTGGGCCGGGAGGCCGGTGCCCTGATTCATGGCAAGACCCAAAACAGCGCGGTGGAAATCGACCGTGCCGTCGCCGATGCCGACCCGGACGAGTTCGATGCCCTGGTCATCCCCGGCGGCCACGGCCCCGATAATCTACGCACCGACGCCAAGGCGGTTGAATTCACGCGCCGTTTCGTCCAGAGCGGCAAACCCGTGGCGGCGATTTGCCACGGCCCACAGTTGCTCATAGAGGCGGGCGTGGTGAAGGGTCAGATCCTGACGTCCTGGCCTTCGGTGCGCACCGACCTGGAAAACGCCGGTGCCCGCTGGGTGGATGAGCCCTTGGTGGAAGACGACAATCTGATTACCTCGCGCAAGCCTGACGACTTGGATGATTTTTGCGAAGCGCTGTTGAAACGCCTGCACGATTAA